A window from Salmo trutta chromosome 29, fSalTru1.1, whole genome shotgun sequence encodes these proteins:
- the LOC115166900 gene encoding stabilizer of axonemal microtubules 2 isoform X1: protein MKRLCICEICSCGRHRCPHRPTALYGKPNMTCVLTEYTEKYPAYGGYNPPQSLKPKPVNHGDRGRMDGTTTFKTDFIPYVVTRRPGKQQAEYKPKPGDIDLGTTYKQDYSLYEVQPFAPSRPSERVHATGHKMDTVPTYKEDFRQWEMCKRELKKPDLTYHPPDAKFDGHTTFQDDFLPRGLAPRESFKPSSIPKISDTPFDGVTSNQQCYVSHPLEARWVKAPEPYKPSSQPLQDLTTNRRDYQGLPGQLPQSYKPNPGKVTSDVPFQSSTEFKEHFQQWPVSLPQLHKSLQYVSPTEHMDMSTTSGADYVQHNIQPFISAKPFNRPTKSSAPFQVCTTMRDDYQPWEVKRQAMIKKPEEMPRATGRMDHLTTFKAHFTPHELQPNVSFKPAHAPMRADAPLEGGTMYSTEFTPKRISVCPASYDSPPGFVFEDRDDRGHRFYRKLPSKDMNKMAAGMAVAVVS, encoded by the exons ATGAAACGGCTATGCATATGTGAGATCTGCAGCTGTGG ACGCCATCGCTGCCCCCACCGACCCACAGCTCTGTATGGAAAACCCAATATGACATGTGTCCTGACAGAGTACACAGAGAAGTACCCCGCCTATGGAGGATACAACCCGCCCCAGAGCCTGAAACCCAAGCCTGTTAACCACGGTGACCGGGGGAGAATGGATGGAACTACTACATTCAA GACTGACTTTATTCCCTACGTGGTGACTCGACGACCGGGGAAACAGCAGGCGGAGTACAAACCCAAACCTGGAGACATAGATCTGGGGACCACCTACAAACAGGACTACAGCCTTTATGAGGTCCAACCCTTCGCCCCTTCCAGACCCAGCGAGAGGGTACACGCAACAGGGCACAAAATGGATACAGTGCCTACGTACAAAG AGGATTTCCGACAGTGGGAGATGTGCAAGCGGGAGCTGAAGAAACCCGACCTGACCTACCACCCGCCAGACGCCAAGTTCGACGGCCACACCACCTTCCAGGACGACTTCCTCCCCCGAGGCCTTGCCCCCAGAGAGAGCTTCAAACCCTCCAGTATCCCCAAAATCTCCGATACCCCCTTCGATGGGGTGACCAGTAACCAGCAGTGCTATGTGTCCCACCCTCTGGAGGCACGCTGGGTGAAGGCTCCAGAGCCCTATAAACCCAGTAGCCAGCCCCTTCAAGACCTCACCACCAACCGAAGAGACTATCAGGGCCTGCCAGGACAGCTGCCCCAGAGCTATAAGCCTAACCCTGGAAAG GTGACGTCTGACGTTCCCTTTCAGAGCAGCACAGAGTTTAAGGAGCATTTCCAGCAGTGGCCCGTGTCCCTGCCTCAGCTGCACAAGAGCCTGCAGTACGTCAGCCCCACAGAGCACATGGATATGAGCACCACGTCTGGTGCAGACTACGTCCAACACAACATCCAGCCCTTCATTTCTGCCAAGCCCTTCAATCGGCCCACCAAGTCATCAGCTCCCTTCCAG GTCTGCACCACCATGAGGGATGACTACCAGCCTTGGGAGGTCAAGAGACAGGCCATGATCAAGAAGCCTGAGGAGATGCCGAGAGCCACCGGACGGATGGACCACCTCACCACCTTCAAG GCCCATTTTACACCCCACGAACTGCAGCCCAATGTGAGCTTCAAGCCAGCTCACGCCCCCATGAGGGCTGATGCCCCATTGGAGGGCGGCACCATGTACAGCACAGAGTTCACCCCcaagag GATCAGCGTTTGTCCAGCTAGCTACGACTCCCCGCCGGGCTTCGTGTTTGAGGACAGAGACGACAGGGGACATAGGTTCTACAGGAAGTTGCCATCTAAGGACATGAACAAGATGGCCGCCGGCATGGCTGTTGCTGTGGTGTCATAA
- the LOC115166900 gene encoding stabilizer of axonemal microtubules 2 isoform X2 has product MTCVLTEYTEKYPAYGGYNPPQSLKPKPVNHGDRGRMDGTTTFKTDFIPYVVTRRPGKQQAEYKPKPGDIDLGTTYKQDYSLYEVQPFAPSRPSERVHATGHKMDTVPTYKEDFRQWEMCKRELKKPDLTYHPPDAKFDGHTTFQDDFLPRGLAPRESFKPSSIPKISDTPFDGVTSNQQCYVSHPLEARWVKAPEPYKPSSQPLQDLTTNRRDYQGLPGQLPQSYKPNPGKVTSDVPFQSSTEFKEHFQQWPVSLPQLHKSLQYVSPTEHMDMSTTSGADYVQHNIQPFISAKPFNRPTKSSAPFQVCTTMRDDYQPWEVKRQAMIKKPEEMPRATGRMDHLTTFKAHFTPHELQPNVSFKPAHAPMRADAPLEGGTMYSTEFTPKRISVCPASYDSPPGFVFEDRDDRGHRFYRKLPSKDMNKMAAGMAVAVVS; this is encoded by the exons ATGACATGTGTCCTGACAGAGTACACAGAGAAGTACCCCGCCTATGGAGGATACAACCCGCCCCAGAGCCTGAAACCCAAGCCTGTTAACCACGGTGACCGGGGGAGAATGGATGGAACTACTACATTCAA GACTGACTTTATTCCCTACGTGGTGACTCGACGACCGGGGAAACAGCAGGCGGAGTACAAACCCAAACCTGGAGACATAGATCTGGGGACCACCTACAAACAGGACTACAGCCTTTATGAGGTCCAACCCTTCGCCCCTTCCAGACCCAGCGAGAGGGTACACGCAACAGGGCACAAAATGGATACAGTGCCTACGTACAAAG AGGATTTCCGACAGTGGGAGATGTGCAAGCGGGAGCTGAAGAAACCCGACCTGACCTACCACCCGCCAGACGCCAAGTTCGACGGCCACACCACCTTCCAGGACGACTTCCTCCCCCGAGGCCTTGCCCCCAGAGAGAGCTTCAAACCCTCCAGTATCCCCAAAATCTCCGATACCCCCTTCGATGGGGTGACCAGTAACCAGCAGTGCTATGTGTCCCACCCTCTGGAGGCACGCTGGGTGAAGGCTCCAGAGCCCTATAAACCCAGTAGCCAGCCCCTTCAAGACCTCACCACCAACCGAAGAGACTATCAGGGCCTGCCAGGACAGCTGCCCCAGAGCTATAAGCCTAACCCTGGAAAG GTGACGTCTGACGTTCCCTTTCAGAGCAGCACAGAGTTTAAGGAGCATTTCCAGCAGTGGCCCGTGTCCCTGCCTCAGCTGCACAAGAGCCTGCAGTACGTCAGCCCCACAGAGCACATGGATATGAGCACCACGTCTGGTGCAGACTACGTCCAACACAACATCCAGCCCTTCATTTCTGCCAAGCCCTTCAATCGGCCCACCAAGTCATCAGCTCCCTTCCAG GTCTGCACCACCATGAGGGATGACTACCAGCCTTGGGAGGTCAAGAGACAGGCCATGATCAAGAAGCCTGAGGAGATGCCGAGAGCCACCGGACGGATGGACCACCTCACCACCTTCAAG GCCCATTTTACACCCCACGAACTGCAGCCCAATGTGAGCTTCAAGCCAGCTCACGCCCCCATGAGGGCTGATGCCCCATTGGAGGGCGGCACCATGTACAGCACAGAGTTCACCCCcaagag GATCAGCGTTTGTCCAGCTAGCTACGACTCCCCGCCGGGCTTCGTGTTTGAGGACAGAGACGACAGGGGACATAGGTTCTACAGGAAGTTGCCATCTAAGGACATGAACAAGATGGCCGCCGGCATGGCTGTTGCTGTGGTGTCATAA